One Brachybacterium kimchii genomic window carries:
- a CDS encoding N-acetylglucosamine kinase translates to MQAPQDRDRAVTSPVVLVADVGGTRSRFLVAPVDPDDPPLMAEPVLGPGANLRSSGPGALAALAEPARRALEAAGIDGPVAARERVGAAVLGLAGNGAARRREITAAVAEALAPLGIEPARLTATDDHLTAFLGAGVGEDGLLLLAGTGSVCVRFEGRRPAERCDGMGWLLGDVGSAVWLGRAVLQAVAADIDGRGPRTRLTESLGDVLELDLRDGLVPLSPTGDPRQDLVAAIDPLSLADLGRFAPLPGSLCEDQFDEVARGILDGAGRHFSRTVQRLDPEAALPVVLAGGVLTTSGPIHDDLVTWLEAAGRTVAPVQDGLAGALRLAREAAGGPDGAAGPIR, encoded by the coding sequence GTGCAGGCTCCCCAGGACCGTGACCGAGCTGTGACGTCGCCCGTCGTGCTGGTGGCGGACGTCGGCGGCACCCGCAGCAGATTCCTCGTCGCGCCGGTCGATCCGGACGATCCGCCGCTGATGGCCGAGCCCGTCTTGGGGCCCGGTGCGAACCTGCGCTCGAGCGGCCCCGGAGCGCTCGCGGCGCTCGCCGAGCCGGCCCGTCGGGCTCTCGAGGCGGCCGGCATCGACGGCCCCGTGGCGGCGCGGGAGCGCGTGGGCGCCGCGGTGCTCGGCCTCGCGGGCAACGGCGCGGCCCGCCGACGGGAGATCACCGCCGCGGTGGCCGAGGCGCTCGCACCGCTCGGCATCGAGCCGGCCCGCCTCACGGCGACCGACGACCACCTCACCGCCTTCCTCGGCGCGGGCGTGGGCGAGGACGGCCTGCTGCTGCTCGCCGGCACCGGCTCCGTGTGCGTGCGCTTCGAGGGCCGCCGTCCCGCGGAGCGCTGCGACGGGATGGGATGGCTGCTCGGGGACGTGGGCTCCGCGGTCTGGCTGGGGCGCGCCGTGCTGCAGGCGGTCGCCGCGGACATCGACGGCCGCGGACCGCGCACCCGCCTCACCGAGTCGCTCGGCGACGTGCTGGAGCTCGATCTGCGCGACGGGCTCGTCCCGCTCTCCCCCACCGGCGATCCGCGACAGGATCTGGTCGCCGCGATCGACCCGCTCTCCCTCGCCGACCTGGGCCGCTTCGCGCCGCTGCCCGGTTCCCTGTGCGAGGACCAGTTCGACGAGGTCGCCCGCGGGATCCTCGACGGCGCGGGCCGGCACTTCTCCCGCACCGTGCAGCGCCTGGACCCCGAGGCGGCGTTGCCCGTGGTGCTCGCCGGCGGCGTGCTCACGACCTCCGGCCCCATCCACGACGACCTCGTGACCTGGCTCGAAGCGGCGGGGCGCACTGTGGCCCCGGTCCAGGACGGTCTCGCCGGGGCGCTCCGCCTGGCGCGCGAGGCGGCGGGCGGGCCGGACGGCGCCGCCGGCCCGATCCGATGA
- a CDS encoding flavin-containing monooxygenase, translated as MSHASATQQTSAEDAGVDVPSREKVLVVGAGPAGLAAAAALKALRVPFDLVDAGKDVGGIWSTSREDSPVWPAMEMISSTQFTQYEDMIQPVSFPPFLRPAQMSKYLRAYAARYDLTDHFLPRLVVRTAKPFEEGVWQVEFSDGRVTVYRAIVAAHGVSSRPHLPEWAGDVPEGIRTLHSSDWEGSDGLEGRRVLVVGSGQSAADIAVDAARRALEVRWSVRTGHWIVPRTIGGQPGDVAASREPSVLGGLNEKIAEQVVRRAVGAPESLGLPRPAAPLLEDAVIVSDEIAPRIRDGRVTPTGDVEAIDEDGTVSFTGGNRAHADFAPDVIVFATGYEQGADYLPDDVVPRTASGELDLFLGAFPRGRGDLVLLGQQRVNGGVLPLLVEQADVAAYALHAEREGTPQAAQFQRLREGSDAQVPLPGESGLRGRLGALLPPRREDRRSAGAGASGSGASGSAAAEDRALVPFVDRDLLLARLRSVRALFD; from the coding sequence ATGTCCCACGCCTCCGCCACGCAGCAGACCTCCGCCGAGGACGCCGGCGTCGACGTCCCCAGCCGCGAGAAGGTCCTGGTCGTCGGCGCGGGCCCCGCGGGCCTCGCCGCGGCGGCCGCGCTGAAGGCGCTCCGCGTGCCCTTCGACCTGGTGGACGCGGGCAAGGACGTCGGCGGCATCTGGAGCACCTCGCGCGAGGACTCCCCCGTCTGGCCGGCGATGGAGATGATCTCCTCGACGCAGTTCACGCAGTACGAGGACATGATCCAGCCGGTCTCCTTCCCGCCCTTCCTGCGCCCCGCGCAGATGTCGAAGTACCTGCGCGCCTACGCCGCCCGCTACGACCTCACCGACCATTTCCTGCCGCGCCTCGTGGTGCGCACCGCGAAGCCCTTCGAGGAGGGCGTGTGGCAGGTCGAGTTCTCCGACGGCCGCGTCACGGTCTACCGCGCGATCGTCGCCGCCCATGGCGTCTCCTCACGCCCGCACCTGCCGGAATGGGCCGGTGACGTGCCCGAGGGCATCCGCACCCTGCACTCGTCGGACTGGGAGGGCAGCGACGGCCTCGAGGGCAGGCGCGTGCTCGTGGTCGGCTCCGGCCAGTCCGCGGCCGACATCGCCGTGGACGCCGCCCGCCGCGCGCTCGAGGTGCGCTGGTCGGTGCGCACCGGCCACTGGATCGTCCCGCGCACGATCGGCGGGCAGCCGGGCGACGTCGCCGCGTCCCGCGAGCCCTCCGTGCTGGGCGGGCTGAACGAGAAGATCGCCGAGCAGGTCGTGCGCCGCGCCGTCGGCGCCCCGGAGTCGCTGGGCCTGCCCAGGCCCGCCGCTCCCCTGCTCGAGGACGCCGTGATCGTCTCCGACGAGATCGCCCCGCGCATCCGCGACGGCCGCGTCACCCCCACGGGCGACGTCGAGGCGATCGACGAGGACGGCACGGTGTCCTTCACCGGCGGGAACCGCGCCCACGCGGACTTCGCGCCCGACGTCATCGTCTTCGCGACGGGCTACGAGCAGGGCGCCGACTACCTCCCCGACGACGTGGTGCCCCGCACCGCGAGCGGTGAGCTCGACCTGTTCCTCGGCGCCTTCCCGCGCGGCCGCGGCGACCTCGTGCTGCTGGGCCAGCAGCGCGTGAACGGCGGCGTGCTGCCCCTGCTCGTCGAGCAGGCCGACGTCGCCGCCTATGCCCTGCACGCCGAGCGCGAGGGCACCCCGCAGGCCGCGCAGTTCCAGCGTCTGCGCGAGGGCTCGGACGCCCAGGTGCCGCTGCCCGGCGAGTCAGGTCTGCGCGGCCGCCTCGGCGCGCTGCTGCCGCCGCGCCGGGAGGACCGTCGCAGCGCGGGAGCGGGCGCGTCGGGCTCCGGCGCATCTGGCTCCGCGGCGGCCGAGGACCGCGCCCTCGTCCCCTTCGTGGATCGCGACCTGCTGCTCGCCCGCCTGCGCTCCGTGCGCGCGCTCTTCGACTGA
- a CDS encoding CopD family protein, translated as MLPVLLGVIEDLAAAGALGASLLACLVLVAPADRARAMTPIAVLGGVWTLTQLLALAPAPRLVPALVAALAALITLLAAGLGTSARARIVGLLTGVLAVLGITIRVLGDQGFLLPQAGAAVPVLVHVLAMSVWLGGLGAILLLRARGPLTDARAVISRFSHLALLAWCVLALSGLWALLTRLGSPLDLVTTAFGLAGLAKIVLLLALGVLGALQRRHLATRMRADGPGRPFVRLAGIELVLMVVAVALGGILALLPAPGLLGGAAAGPAAELTGHALPSAPSAAALLTSWRPDALVIALALGLVFALRFPRTGPRPSRHARSTEARLVVGAVLLVLVVCGPLGVYGPVLSSAHLLQQGLLLVVVGPLLASAVPTPGGLVRLLHRDPWVAPLLALGPTCLLVLVHATPWLLGPALATIPGHELLLLAPVVLGALTWWTVDPGAGPLRDGDEGAGPTEPTGRLRAWRIVLAALPVAGLAVSGLAVALGSTLLASDRFGATGRTWRADALADQQTGGWILVGLAVLAGIALAARGVASRTSRLSARTGG; from the coding sequence ATGCTCCCTGTCCTCCTGGGGGTGATCGAGGACCTCGCCGCGGCCGGCGCGCTCGGCGCCTCCCTGCTCGCCTGCCTGGTGCTGGTCGCGCCGGCGGACCGTGCCCGCGCGATGACCCCGATCGCGGTGCTCGGCGGCGTCTGGACCCTCACCCAGCTGCTGGCCCTCGCGCCCGCACCGCGTCTGGTGCCCGCTCTTGTCGCCGCCCTCGCCGCCCTCATCACGCTGCTCGCGGCGGGCCTCGGCACGAGTGCCCGTGCCCGGATCGTCGGCCTGCTCACGGGAGTGCTCGCGGTCCTCGGCATCACGATCCGGGTGCTCGGCGACCAGGGGTTCCTGCTCCCTCAGGCAGGGGCGGCCGTGCCAGTGCTGGTGCACGTCCTCGCGATGTCCGTGTGGCTGGGCGGGCTCGGCGCGATCCTGCTGCTGCGCGCCCGCGGCCCGCTCACGGACGCGCGGGCCGTCATCTCCCGCTTCTCCCATCTGGCGCTGCTCGCGTGGTGCGTGCTCGCGCTCAGCGGGCTGTGGGCGCTGCTGACCCGCCTCGGCTCGCCGCTGGACCTCGTGACCACGGCCTTCGGCCTCGCGGGTCTCGCGAAGATCGTGCTGCTGCTCGCGCTCGGCGTCCTCGGCGCGCTCCAGCGGAGGCACCTGGCGACACGGATGAGGGCCGACGGGCCGGGGCGTCCCTTCGTCCGGCTCGCCGGCATCGAGCTCGTGCTGATGGTGGTCGCCGTGGCCCTCGGCGGGATCCTCGCGCTCCTGCCGGCCCCCGGCCTCCTCGGCGGCGCGGCGGCGGGCCCGGCGGCGGAGCTCACCGGCCACGCCCTGCCGTCCGCCCCGAGCGCGGCCGCGCTGCTGACGTCCTGGCGGCCCGACGCCCTGGTGATCGCCCTCGCCCTCGGCCTCGTGTTCGCGCTCCGCTTCCCGCGCACGGGACCCCGCCCGTCGCGACATGCGCGCTCGACCGAGGCGCGACTCGTCGTCGGGGCCGTGCTCCTCGTGCTCGTCGTCTGCGGACCTCTCGGCGTCTACGGCCCGGTGCTGAGCTCGGCGCACCTGCTGCAGCAGGGCCTCCTGCTCGTGGTCGTCGGGCCCCTCCTCGCCAGTGCAGTGCCCACGCCCGGCGGACTCGTCCGTCTGCTGCACCGCGACCCGTGGGTCGCACCGCTGCTCGCGCTCGGGCCGACGTGCCTGCTCGTCCTCGTGCACGCCACGCCGTGGCTGCTGGGGCCGGCGCTCGCGACGATCCCCGGGCACGAGCTGCTGCTCCTGGCCCCGGTGGTCCTGGGTGCGCTCACCTGGTGGACCGTGGACCCGGGCGCGGGTCCCCTGCGGGACGGAGACGAGGGCGCAGGTCCGACGGAGCCCACCGGTCGCCTCCGCGCGTGGCGCATCGTCCTCGCCGCCCTGCCCGTCGCGGGACTCGCGGTGAGCGGACTGGCCGTCGCGCTCGGCAGCACGCTGCTGGCCTCCGACCGCTTCGGCGCGACGGGGCGCACCTGGCGGGCGGACGCCCTCGCGGATCAGCAGACGGGCGGCTGGATCCTCGTGGGCCTCGCCGTGCTCGCGGGGATCGCGCTCGCAGCTCGGGGCGTCGCGTCCCGGACGTCGCGCCTCTCCGCCCGCACGGGCGGGTGA
- a CDS encoding fluoride efflux transporter FluC, producing the protein MTILLGILSVLVVGAGCGIGAAARWAVRESFSRAIDRRESPSILLEVVPWPTMIANVVACFLLGIVVTRIGAEPTGAVRYLFLLLGAGVCGGLSTLAGAALDVVQLARRGTPVISVGYLLVTAALGMAALWLGVLVTQGMGSAGA; encoded by the coding sequence ATGACGATCCTGCTGGGCATCCTCTCCGTGCTCGTCGTCGGCGCCGGATGCGGCATCGGCGCGGCCGCGCGCTGGGCCGTGCGCGAGAGCTTCTCGCGCGCCATCGATCGGCGTGAGAGCCCCTCGATCCTCCTCGAGGTCGTGCCGTGGCCGACGATGATCGCGAACGTCGTCGCGTGCTTCCTGCTGGGCATCGTCGTCACCCGGATCGGCGCGGAGCCCACGGGTGCCGTGCGCTACCTGTTCCTGCTGCTCGGGGCGGGCGTCTGCGGCGGACTGTCGACCCTCGCGGGCGCCGCCCTCGACGTCGTCCAGCTCGCGCGTCGCGGCACCCCGGTGATCTCCGTCGGCTACCTGCTGGTGACCGCGGCGCTCGGCATGGCCGCGCTCTGGCTCGGCGTGCTCGTCACCCAGGGCATGGGCTCGGCCGGCGCGTGA
- a CDS encoding fluoride efflux transporter FluC, producing the protein MTTPPAPRRRDDPRMRTVEMEAVSVTAEEEDSETLSSGPGLPPLSWQRTLLLVACGGVAGGVLRELFTLLMPTIQTPTLIEVPRSTLLVNVLGCVGLGILTGLLERQPDAPRWMRPLLGIGFLEGFTIYSGVVLEGSAMIGADFPALAFVYGAITVFGAIGGVLLGLGLAALLHRRGIRLGGRPFGGARAAHTPVPARSHRFARVGHGSAARPASGTGTGADADSGSGSAEALTPESDASDAPAPVPSLDAPGDAEVHTTLSSATPAAPSPRSPSRPSPRSAAPAPRRPSEGEGR; encoded by the coding sequence GTGACCACGCCTCCCGCACCGCGCCGCCGCGACGATCCGCGCATGCGCACCGTCGAGATGGAGGCCGTCAGCGTCACCGCCGAGGAGGAGGACTCCGAGACCCTCAGCTCGGGCCCCGGACTGCCTCCGCTGTCCTGGCAGCGCACGCTGCTGCTCGTGGCCTGCGGCGGCGTCGCGGGCGGAGTGCTGCGCGAACTGTTCACGCTGCTCATGCCCACGATCCAGACGCCCACCCTCATCGAGGTGCCGCGCTCGACGCTGCTGGTGAACGTGCTGGGCTGCGTGGGCCTCGGGATCCTCACGGGCCTGCTCGAGCGTCAGCCCGACGCGCCGCGCTGGATGCGTCCGCTGCTGGGCATCGGCTTCCTCGAGGGCTTCACCATCTACTCCGGGGTGGTGCTCGAGGGCTCCGCGATGATCGGCGCCGACTTCCCGGCGCTCGCGTTCGTGTACGGAGCGATCACGGTGTTCGGTGCGATCGGCGGGGTGCTGCTCGGGCTGGGTCTCGCCGCGCTGCTGCACCGGCGCGGGATCCGGCTCGGTGGGAGGCCCTTCGGGGGTGCCCGCGCCGCGCACACGCCGGTTCCCGCCCGTTCTCACCGCTTCGCCCGCGTGGGCCACGGCAGCGCCGCACGGCCCGCCTCCGGGACAGGGACGGGTGCCGACGCGGACTCCGGGAGCGGGAGCGCCGAGGCCCTGACGCCCGAGTCCGACGCGTCCGACGCCCCCGCGCCCGTGCCCTCCCTCGACGCCCCGGGCGACGCCGAGGTGCACACGACGCTCTCCTCCGCGACGCCCGCCGCCCCGAGCCCGCGGTCGCCCTCGCGCCCGAGCCCGCGGTCGGCCGCGCCGGCGCCCCGCCGCCCGAGCGAGGGGGAGGGGCGATGA
- a CDS encoding dihydrolipoamide acetyltransferase family protein, producing the protein MSTLVMITLTDPGEGLTEAEILDIKVSVGDTVAINDPVIEVETAKSAVELPSHIAGRVTRVLVAVGDEVQVGAPLIEVDTDADGSGPAPAGSADSAGAAPDGAATEPDPSAEELAAQAQEATGETSEPVDDTVPATATAAAPAPAPEDEQPKNLVGYGARPSSARRRRRAAAQEGEDPQVPIDRILAKPPVRKLARDLGIALADVFATGPGGTVTREDVLAAQQRAIGDEMPGDGDYFPDESPQAPASLHGTMKSATSQPMNQQSFSGVTSDDRTTRVPIRSVRKRTAEAMVSSAFTAPHVTVFNEVDMTATMDLVRSLRASREWADVKISPLAIVAKALLVAIRRNPEVNASWDEAAQEIVYKHFVNLGIAAATPRGLIVPNIKDAHLLTLKELAEGINDLAKTARSGSTPLSATRNGTITVTNFGVFGIDSGTPILNPGESVILGMGAVKQKPWAVDGKIEIREVTQLALSFDHRLIDGALGSELLRDISAVLEQPQLGLVWG; encoded by the coding sequence ATGAGCACCCTCGTCATGATCACCCTCACCGACCCCGGCGAAGGACTCACCGAGGCCGAGATCCTCGACATCAAGGTGAGCGTGGGCGACACGGTCGCCATCAACGATCCCGTCATCGAGGTCGAGACCGCGAAGTCCGCCGTCGAGCTGCCCAGCCACATCGCCGGCCGCGTCACCCGCGTGCTCGTCGCCGTGGGCGACGAGGTGCAGGTGGGCGCCCCGCTCATCGAGGTCGACACCGATGCCGACGGCAGCGGCCCCGCGCCCGCCGGATCGGCCGACAGCGCCGGCGCCGCGCCCGACGGCGCCGCCACCGAGCCGGACCCGTCGGCCGAGGAGCTCGCGGCCCAGGCCCAGGAGGCGACCGGCGAGACCTCCGAGCCCGTCGACGACACCGTGCCCGCCACTGCCACCGCTGCCGCCCCCGCCCCCGCCCCCGAGGACGAGCAGCCCAAGAACCTCGTGGGCTACGGCGCGCGCCCGAGCAGCGCCCGCCGTCGGCGCCGCGCGGCCGCGCAGGAGGGCGAGGACCCGCAGGTGCCGATCGACCGCATCCTCGCCAAGCCGCCCGTGCGCAAGCTCGCCCGCGACCTCGGCATCGCCCTCGCCGACGTCTTCGCGACGGGCCCCGGCGGGACCGTCACCCGCGAGGACGTGCTCGCCGCGCAGCAGCGCGCGATCGGCGACGAGATGCCCGGCGACGGCGACTACTTCCCGGACGAGTCCCCGCAGGCGCCCGCCTCGCTGCACGGCACCATGAAGTCGGCGACCAGCCAGCCCATGAACCAGCAGTCGTTCTCGGGTGTGACGAGCGACGACCGGACCACGCGGGTGCCGATCCGCTCGGTGCGCAAGCGCACCGCCGAGGCGATGGTCTCGAGCGCCTTCACCGCCCCGCACGTGACCGTGTTCAACGAGGTCGACATGACCGCGACCATGGACCTCGTGCGCTCGCTGCGCGCGTCCCGCGAATGGGCCGACGTCAAGATCTCCCCGCTCGCGATCGTCGCGAAGGCCCTGCTCGTCGCGATCCGCCGGAACCCCGAGGTCAACGCCTCGTGGGACGAGGCGGCGCAGGAGATCGTCTACAAGCACTTCGTGAACCTGGGCATCGCCGCGGCCACCCCGCGCGGCCTCATCGTGCCCAACATCAAGGACGCCCACCTGCTCACCCTCAAGGAGCTCGCCGAGGGCATCAACGACCTCGCGAAGACCGCGCGCTCCGGGTCGACGCCGCTGTCGGCGACGCGCAACGGCACCATCACGGTGACGAACTTCGGCGTCTTCGGCATCGACTCGGGCACCCCGATCCTGAACCCGGGCGAGTCCGTGATCCTGGGCATGGGCGCGGTCAAGCAGAAGCCCTGGGCGGTCGACGGGAAGATCGAGATCCGCGAGGTGACCCAGCTCGCCCTGAGCTTCGACCACCGCCTCATCGACGGCGCGCTCGGCTCGGAGCTGCTGCGCGACATCTCCGCGGTGCTCGAGCAGCCCCAGCTGGGCCTCGTGTGGGGCTGA
- a CDS encoding alpha-ketoacid dehydrogenase subunit beta, translating to MSTVKLPIAKAITAGLRDAMRADEKVMLMGEDIGLLGGVFRVTDGLHAEFGGDRVVDTPLGEAGIVGTGIGLCYRGYRPVVEIQFDGFVFPAFNQITTQLAKMHYRTRGQVRVPMVIRIPYGGGIGAVEHHSESPEALFAHTAGLRIVTPSNAQDGYWMTREAIESDDPVIVFEPKKQYWIKGDVDTDVRPATGMHSAKIVRPGSDATLLAWGPSVSVAREAAEAATEDGLDLEVIDARSISPFDVPTVVESVKRTGRLVIVHEAPVFGAIGGEVAARVSEQCFFHLEAPVLRVGGYHTPYPPARMEEAYLPDLDRVLDAVDRSLAY from the coding sequence ATGAGCACCGTGAAGCTTCCGATCGCGAAGGCGATCACCGCGGGCCTGCGCGACGCCATGCGGGCCGACGAGAAGGTCATGCTGATGGGCGAGGACATCGGTCTGCTCGGCGGCGTCTTCCGCGTCACCGACGGACTGCACGCCGAGTTCGGCGGCGACCGCGTCGTGGACACCCCGCTGGGCGAGGCGGGCATCGTGGGCACGGGCATCGGCCTGTGCTACCGCGGCTACCGGCCCGTGGTCGAGATCCAGTTCGACGGCTTCGTCTTCCCCGCCTTCAACCAGATCACCACGCAGCTGGCGAAGATGCACTACCGCACCCGCGGGCAGGTGCGGGTGCCGATGGTCATCCGCATCCCCTACGGCGGCGGCATCGGCGCGGTCGAGCACCACTCGGAGAGCCCCGAGGCGCTGTTCGCCCACACCGCGGGCCTGCGCATCGTCACCCCCTCGAACGCGCAGGACGGCTACTGGATGACCCGCGAGGCCATCGAGTCCGACGACCCGGTGATCGTCTTCGAGCCCAAGAAGCAGTACTGGATCAAGGGCGACGTCGACACCGACGTGCGGCCCGCGACCGGCATGCACAGCGCGAAGATCGTGCGCCCCGGGAGCGACGCGACGCTGCTGGCCTGGGGCCCCTCGGTCTCCGTGGCCCGTGAGGCCGCCGAGGCCGCGACCGAGGACGGCCTGGACCTCGAGGTGATCGACGCCCGCTCGATCTCGCCCTTCGACGTCCCCACGGTCGTCGAGTCGGTGAAGCGCACCGGCCGTCTGGTGATCGTCCACGAGGCCCCCGTCTTCGGGGCGATCGGCGGCGAGGTCGCAGCCCGCGTCTCCGAGCAGTGCTTCTTCCATCTCGAGGCGCCCGTGCTGCGCGTCGGCGGCTATCACACTCCCTACCCGCCGGCGCGGATGGAGGAGGCCTACCTGCCCGACCTCGACCGCGTGCTCGACGCCGTCGACCGTTCCCTCGCATACTGA
- a CDS encoding thiamine pyrophosphate-dependent enzyme: MSVFRTTIPEHADDEPLIQLVAPDGTRTPHEELDAAVAHLTGEDLRRYYRDMVMIRAADLEATSLQRQGQLGLWASALGQEAAQIGAGHAARTQDYLVPTYREHGIAWARGIEPWRLLDVWRGIAHGSYDPYELRTHPYMLVLGAQVPQAVGYAMGLQRDGLVGTGDLESDTAVLTLFGDGSSSEGEVSEGFTFAASFQAPTVFFTQNNQWAISVPATVQSRVPLAQRSRGWGIPSVRIDGNDVLAVYGAVRLALDAAREGEGPSYIEAVTYRMAAHTTSDDPTRYRARAEEEEWAAKDPIDRLRRYLEAQDEVDEEFVRRCEEEGHDLAMALHHEIHAMADPDPIEIFSHVYADPHPLVEAERAEFERYRSQFEDAGDQAASESAEEGRR; encoded by the coding sequence GTGAGCGTCTTCCGCACGACAATTCCCGAGCACGCCGACGACGAGCCCCTGATCCAGCTCGTCGCGCCGGACGGCACCCGCACCCCCCACGAGGAGCTCGACGCCGCCGTCGCCCACCTCACGGGCGAGGACCTGCGCCGCTACTACCGCGACATGGTGATGATCCGCGCCGCGGACCTCGAGGCCACCTCCCTGCAGCGCCAGGGGCAGCTGGGCCTGTGGGCGAGCGCCCTGGGGCAGGAGGCCGCGCAGATCGGTGCCGGCCATGCGGCCCGCACCCAGGACTACCTGGTGCCCACGTACCGCGAGCACGGCATCGCCTGGGCGCGCGGCATCGAGCCCTGGCGCCTGCTGGACGTCTGGCGCGGCATCGCCCACGGCAGCTATGACCCCTACGAGCTGCGCACCCATCCCTACATGCTCGTGCTCGGCGCGCAGGTCCCGCAGGCCGTCGGCTACGCGATGGGCCTGCAGCGCGACGGCCTCGTGGGCACCGGCGACCTCGAGTCCGACACCGCGGTGCTCACCCTGTTCGGCGACGGCAGCTCCTCGGAGGGCGAGGTCAGCGAGGGCTTCACCTTCGCCGCCTCCTTCCAGGCGCCGACGGTCTTCTTCACCCAGAACAACCAGTGGGCGATCTCCGTGCCCGCCACCGTCCAGTCCCGGGTCCCGCTCGCCCAGCGCTCGCGCGGCTGGGGAATCCCCAGCGTCCGCATCGACGGCAACGACGTGCTGGCCGTCTACGGCGCCGTGCGCCTCGCGCTCGACGCCGCCCGCGAGGGCGAGGGTCCGAGCTACATCGAGGCCGTCACCTACCGGATGGCCGCGCACACCACGAGCGACGACCCCACGCGCTACCGCGCCCGCGCCGAGGAGGAGGAGTGGGCGGCGAAGGACCCGATCGACCGCCTGCGCCGCTACCTCGAGGCCCAGGACGAGGTCGACGAGGAGTTCGTCCGCCGCTGCGAGGAAGAGGGCCACGACCTGGCGATGGCCCTGCACCACGAGATCCACGCGATGGCCGATCCCGACCCGATCGAGATCTTCAGTCACGTCTACGCAGATCCGCACCCGCTGGTCGAGGCCGAGCGGGCGGAGTTCGAGCGCTACCGCTCCCAGTTCGAGGACGCCGGCGACCAGGCCGCCTCCGAGTCCGCCGAGGAGGGCCGTCGATGA
- a CDS encoding spermidine synthase, producing MTHRAPRPAAMSARLAHSDLLARIRPDGYSEHGFALDVGGIEQSHVDLEDPRVIRHEYLRRIAHVVDTAAEPGAPVRVLHLGAGALTLARYVQATRPGSPQVVVEIERELPDLVTSALPLPPGTDLEVRIGDAAEELAAMGSVGSGGPGGPGGPGGSGDRGEFDVIVVDVFSGQSTPAHLTREGFFADALERLSERGVMAVNVGDDAGLRFFAAQARALDAATEAAGLAGVWTLANEHVVRALDEGNLVLAAGPGLERSRGTDPERLRERWLAGGPHPAVVLDPAETSRLIGGMGEDAHGSRPVPRPR from the coding sequence GTGACCCACCGCGCGCCGCGTCCAGCCGCCATGAGCGCGCGTCTGGCGCACTCGGACCTCCTCGCCCGGATCCGGCCCGACGGCTACAGCGAGCACGGCTTCGCGCTCGACGTCGGGGGCATCGAGCAGTCGCACGTGGACCTGGAGGACCCGAGGGTGATCCGCCACGAGTACCTGCGGCGCATCGCCCACGTGGTCGACACCGCCGCGGAGCCCGGGGCGCCCGTGCGCGTGCTGCACCTCGGGGCGGGCGCGCTCACGCTGGCGCGGTACGTGCAGGCCACGCGCCCCGGCTCCCCGCAGGTGGTGGTCGAGATCGAGCGGGAGCTCCCGGACCTCGTGACCTCCGCGCTGCCTCTGCCGCCCGGCACTGACCTCGAGGTCCGGATCGGCGATGCGGCCGAGGAGCTCGCGGCGATGGGGTCGGTCGGGTCGGGCGGGCCGGGCGGGCCTGGCGGGCCTGGCGGGTCGGGCGACAGGGGCGAGTTCGACGTGATCGTCGTCGACGTGTTCAGCGGGCAGAGCACGCCGGCGCACCTCACCCGCGAGGGATTCTTCGCCGACGCCCTGGAGCGCCTGTCCGAGCGCGGGGTGATGGCGGTGAACGTGGGCGACGACGCGGGCCTGCGCTTCTTCGCGGCGCAGGCGCGGGCGCTCGACGCCGCGACCGAGGCGGCGGGTCTCGCGGGCGTGTGGACCCTGGCGAACGAGCACGTGGTGCGCGCGCTCGACGAGGGGAACCTGGTGCTGGCCGCGGGGCCCGGGCTGGAGCGATCGCGCGGCACGGATCCCGAGCGCCTGCGCGAGCGCTGGCTCGCGGGCGGCCCGCATCCGGCCGTCGTGCTGGACCCGGCCGAGACCAGCCGCCTGATCGGTGGGATGGGAGAGGACGCGCACGGGTCGCGGCCCGTTCCCCGTCCCCGCTGA